The following DNA comes from Anopheles arabiensis isolate DONGOLA chromosome 3, AaraD3, whole genome shotgun sequence.
CGGAGCGACGGGACACCTGCGAGCATTCATCCGAGGCCAAAGCATTTCATGACTACGTAAGTATATTTTGGGGAGAAGTTAAGTTGCCACCTTCACGATCTACCGTTctgatgcacacacacacacagcacacggtGTTAGAATCTGTTGCCGGAGGAGGAATCTATTGTAAGTTCCCGTCTTTTTAGGCCCGTTAGGAAGTTGTTCGTCAATAGTAACGTTTTCCATCCCGACCGGGCCCCCGTTGTAGTCATTAATATTACACAGGGCTGTATATGCTTTCTCGTTCATTCGTGCTACCTCTGTGCggcggtgatgatggtggtcaACCGTTAGAAAGCTAggaaaagcgaacgaaaaacTGTAAATTTCTCCAATGCAAAGATGGATGTAACGGCGCGGtgtgaaatgaaaaagatTGGAAATGGAGCGCGCCCGTCCGGCCGCCCGCGACGAGACACAAATAGaggatagtgtgtgtgtatctgtgtgtgagagagaggaaaGGAGAGACTAAACACACAGGGGGAAACTATTATTGTGTTGACGCGGTAGTGCAGCGATTTCGAAAGCCCACGAATAGTGTGTGCTCTGAGCCCTGCTGCACATCGGGAACGGTAGAGTTCATGTCGAGCTGCAATTGAGGTCATTCGGGTTGAAGAGATGACGACGACTGGTGTACTTGAGGATGAAAGCGTTCAAGAGAATGACGATAAGTTTTTGGACGATCTCCTTTGGAGGGCGACAGGCAAGcgaattttcaattttcaaatacCTCTAGAGGTCTCCAATTGATGTCCAGGGGTTTTGAGAGTTGTCCTGAGGTTTTGTTGAAAGATGATTTAAATATTGTGGAATAACTCTCGCCTGGGTTTCGTAGTCTAGTCTGCCGAGATGTCCAATCGCGAACTTCTCTTTATTTcggaaaaatcaaaatttaacatcacaGAATGGGGCTGTCGAAGATCTTCGATCGCGTGTAGTTGACGAATTCCTTGAGGTTTCAGCAAttgttttaaagaaaatttCCAACTTCCATTCTCCACAGCCACACTCTTTCCCTGCTCGTTCTAACCattttctgtgttttgttgcgCATTTTAGGGTTTCGTGAGTTCAGGGTACGGAGTGAACGGAATAGCACACAATGCCGGCCCGGCACCGAGCCCACTGGGACAGTTACCACCAAACGAAGGCATGCCCGGCGGCCCGATGGCACCTTCAGGCTTCTTTCCGGTAAGTTGCCACTCTCCCCTCTCCACCCCTCCCCCAGTCGCCATTTCATGAGGGCCGGGGGGGTTCATTCTACTccatcccaccaccaccaccaccaccaccaacatccAGCCAACCACCAGCCACCCTATATCGTCGCCCGTTTGCGCGCGCCCGTTCACCATAACCATTTTCACGACATATGGAAAATACACAgactcactcacacaaacattaTAATACCGCTATCATTCTTAGCAGGGTTGCAACACACTCCTAGGTGCAATATAGGTGCaccacacatccacacacatacacacattacAAGAACTAaaactgaagaagaaaaagtcaaAATTAAATATCGTTacgatatgtgtgtgttttttgttgttctggaGTCGCGTCTTTCCCGTTGTGtgccatatgtgtgtgtatgtgtgtttgtggtaagGGATGATAACGGTGTGCTGCTGTAGAGTAATGTAGATCCCCCTCtgcagtgtatgtgtgttgcttATTCGCTAAATCATATTTATGGTGTGGTCCAATATAACACTATCGGTTGCACCTATCGCTGCTTTTCATTtactattattgttattagaaTCTACTAtagcgagagagggagagtgagaAGGTGATTGGTCGTCTGTCTTTAGCACAATTGTATTGGGCTGCTGTATAGTGAAGGAAATTGCTCCCTTTTTCATATGCATGGTGTAGTGAGTGAAacctgttgtgttgtgtttaaatttcctattttcctcttttcgttttcatttgaaCGGTTAATTGATTGTATTTACTCATAGATTGCATAGCAGATAAGGAAAGGTATATTCAATTTCATGCGATTTCAACTAGAATCATATTGTAAATATCTCTTAAACTCGTATAGCTTTACACTTTCCTATTGAACATTTGAGTTTGAAATTTAATGGGTTGGAAATTTAATCTTATTagatatttttgtgtgttatattttgttgtaaatacTGTTTCAATTGCAACAGTTGCAAAGCTTCGTTATTAACTTTATCCTTCaaacgatttatttttatacgaATGTCACTTTTGATTCAGCCGCATGCAAATTATTCTATttggttgttcttttttgttttcctataatattttaatgtagagagttgcattttgtttcgttggtCTCCTCTctcggtgtgttgtgtgcctctgtttgttatattttagcagttgtgtttgcattttccgCTGGGCGTGTGGTTTTCTGCCCGCTCACTGGTACGTCCGTTACTTGTATTGATGCGTGTTTTATTAGTTTCCCAATtcttcccaccaccaccctcccaCCCACTCCCTCCTCCCCTCTTTTTTGCGTGTTTCgtgtctttttctttctcttttcgtgAATGTGTGTCGTTATTACTGATTATTTTTGCAGAACTCCTCCATTAGGCCATCACAACCTTCACACCCTAGTAGTCAGCAGTCCCCACATCCACAGCCTCCAAACTCGCATGGACAATTGATGAGCGGTCAGGTtagtatttaaaaacaaaacaaaacaaacaaacaaaactacgTCGAATGTCCTACTCCCAACCAGCCCTCTTCCCCGCTGCATCGTTCCCCGTCCTTTCTGACATGCAGAAAAGGATCAGTGTCAGAGTGGAAAGAGATCGTCGTTTTGTCTCTGAATAAAAATTACCTTAAAATGGCAATAGAAGATGATCGTTTAATTCATCTTGAAATAAAACCCAAACGCTTTTAAAATTGGTCTAGTATAAAACActcaaaaataaacatagaaCAGGGGAGATATGAccgcaaaagaaaacacatgcATGTGCACATCGGGGAAGCTGCCTCCTGGAAGAGGATTCCCTTTTGCCCGGGAGAGTAATGTAACCGCCAATTTGCAGACAATGCTTCGTCGTCCATAATACTGCTCTCTCCCTCACTTGGATTATCATTATTGCATTGGTACTAATTCACAAGAACATTGTAACATTGTACATTTCACTCCACCCTCTCTTCCCCCCTCATCTCATCAACGCATTGATCATATGGTGTGGTTATcccatttattttttcctgtgtacacagttttggtgtcTTAAAACCATTGCTAGAAACCGTTTTGAAATTCGTCCATTCGTTTGTTCGTTCAATGTGTATCGctcgttttgtgttgtgtttaatCTGTATGTGTTTAACTGTTTCGTTGTTGAGAATGAATGATGCACAAAAGTATGTGTATtccgtgttgtgtgttgtgctgtgtctATAAATGTTCAAATTATCTATCTATCTCTGTTATTTGGTAGTAAACTAAGTATTTTCTACATtggcacactcacaaacacactcatacaTATGCATATGAGTTCATTTTTTCCAGTTACCTcaagcaaacataaaaaaaaaacataactatCGTTACGTTGCGTTACGTTGCGTTACATTGCGCAGCGTTACGCTATAAGAATTAGTTGTCGTTTCCTTATCATTTTTTTGCCTGCTTGTGTTTCCAGTGCTCTGTCTCTCCTTTTCTATGCCTAAATGTTGTGTAATTTTAGTTGTTCCCCTGTTCGTCTGTTTCCTCTATCGACCCTCATAGTTCATGGGTTTTATGTTACGCGTGTGTGTTAAAAATTGTCCTTTTTCATCGTCTTCGCTCAAAATTTTAAAGATAAAATGTCAATTTCCACTTAAtcattaaatgaaataaaatttgtttgttttttttttactgaaaaatAATTGTTGTTATCATCCAGTCTCTATTCTTATGAATCattaaacacacgcacacatttgATTTAATCAAACAGAAACGTTGGAAAtagaatgtaaaacaaaaactacatcCAACCGAATTTGTCATACTTTCTCTCTCCATTTTCTCATTAAACAACATGACTAAGAGGGAGTTAGTCTTGCTCATAAGTGCATTAATGGTTCTGTCCATCTTTTTCGGAACATTCATCACATCATCGCCATCAATTACGGGCTACGGCTGGATCGCAAAATAatctttttaataaaacatttgttttgtttaaattgcaGCCGTTCATGGGTGGCCCCCGATATCCACCAGGACCCAGGCCGGGAGTGAGAATGCCGCAAGGAATTGGAAACGATTTCAATGGTGTAAGTATAGGCGTGTGTTACGCACAGCTCAACTTAGCATGCAAATTTCAGTTTTACTTACAAATGATTCGCTTCTTCATTTTAGCCCCCCGGACAACCAATGATGCCAAATAGTATGGATCCGACGCGGCAAGGTAAGATCATTTTGGGCCTCCATTCCTTCCTCATTGTCCGGTAGCGTTTTAAATGGATACGATCATTTAGTGTAccacattacacacacactctcttctCTCCACCAATTACAAAAGAGTGATATTTTACACCCCCATCCGAAGCGACTAGATATGATCCTCTCCGGTCCGCCCTGTCCGCCCTGTCCGCCCTTTATTCTTCCTCCCTGTCTCTTGAGACAACACCCCGTAGTATCGCGCTTTACTTCATACAGTTAGAATTTGTCTAAATGAAACACTAAGATCATCAATATAATTGTAACAATTTTGATGCCGATTATTAATTGCAAAACAATACAGAAATGATCGTGCTTTTGGAGATCGTGTTTACTTTCTTTATCGCCTTCTTCCCTATCAagtctctctttctttctctctctataaCTCTCCAAACAAACATTCATTGTTACGTAAAAGTGATCGCaaagcaaatattcgaaccaAAAgcgtttagttttgtttactttttttgccCCATTTTCCTACATCATACGTAacctaaaaaaaactcaccacCCCAAGGCCTTTTGTTTAGCTGCTTGCAGACAAAATTTTGGTTTgctctgttgtttttttgtttttctgttccaCCAATAATTATGCAGTCGCCGTCACCAGTCGTCCCTCTACCCTCACCGTTCTCTTTCGATTTTGTCTTTGGGATAGTGTAATATGTTGAGTTCCAATTGCAAAACACCTGCAACCACCCTCCTTATATTGGTTTTGAGCTGTGATCCACCACCCCCTACCCCCATCCAATCCCTCTAAGTTATCGAAagattttctgtttcttttttaccaTCAATCTATTTGCTGCTATCAATGAACTTCGTATTCCATTGATATTCCCAAAAACTatactgtctctctctctcttatcacTCTCTcatgctctctctctagtTTGCAAAATTTATATCCTATCCTTATGTTTTGCAGTAAAATTATACAACTTTCACTTTGATTTGCCTGGCCCAAGTAATGGGCTTGTATACCTCCCTAGTCGCTCATactaataatttaatttacattaaaaCTGTGCAAAAATAATATGGTAACCAATTATTTAATGGCATTTGcgtgagaagaaaaacaagaagtATAAACTAAAGAACTCTAGGAATAGGTGTAAAAAGTTtggtaaagcaaaacaaaaaaagataacaaacGGTTACAGTATTGAAATGGTTTCATTAAACGTagcaaaaatataaacaactCACAAGTGTATAAATCAAATACCTAATCGAATGGATGAAAGAGTActtaaaaagagaaaaacaaactcctTTTCTGACTCTCCAAGatcctctcactctctctctctctatctctccgaTCACTCTATCGGCCATATACTACTGTGGGCAAACAGCGATCTACCAAAAACAGTATGCTCAACAATAAACGCTCGCCAGTAAACGATGCTGGCGTCATTTAGTGTACCGTGTTGCGAAACCTCTGTAATAAAATCGAatcaatgttttcttttgttctttgtTCTCTGTTCAGGTGAAGCTGGAGACTTTGTAGCATGGCAAGGTAGGCAATCTATGTCGCGCTTGTCTGCTACTTAAAACcactctgttttttttttcgtttgtttgttttagtttcatttttccttctttatttttctccctccctctctctctatctctttctctctctcttttgcaattgcttttcttcctacacactcacacactttctctcttcttttcctcaccctttctttctgttttcttttctgtttcattCACCTTTCCTGTTTtggtctgtgtgtatgtgcgcgctgttcttttctttttctcacaCTATCCATTTTCACTATCTGTGCATTACTTGTTTTGGTTGTTACAAATGATTTcatgtattttatttcgtttttttatgtgttaaaCAAATACTTTGCTCCTACACACATTGCTgttctttcttgttttgtgtatgtCTGTTTTACCTATCTGTTTCCTGTGAGTGTTAGACCAATAGTCACATCGGAGTGGATGTgtctcccctcccccttttgaACTATTTAACGCTGCCCCGGTATTTGTTTGaagcttttgtttatttttgtttgtttgttttgtctttgcGTTACCGATCCTGTTGTACACTCTTTACTTTCTTTGAAATAACACACCTGCTTGTACTAATCTTTGTTACTTCctctttaatattttttattttgtttcgtgtttttctATGTGTTTCATGATTTTATTACAAAGACATTCTCTTTTCTATGATTGTACGTGCTCTTTTATTGTCTTTTATTGCACCAAATTTTCTTATTctactctttctttctcatccCGGTCTTTTCTTGGtatatttttaactttttatcGGAAAGTACATTGAATCGGagaacaaaattcaaattgaaAGTAAACGATTCGGTTTTAAAAGTGTGTAGTTTTTAATGAAGGCGTGaataagaagaaagaagaagaaagaatttATGTTGTAAACTTTGGCTCGATCTCCATTCAATGGACTGTTCAATTCAATTGTTGTCTGTCTCCTTCATCTCTTGTTCACTGTTCTATTGTTCCCCTCTATCGCCGTCATCTCAATCGTTGAAGCTTTCACCTCTATGTAATGGAATGGTATTTCAGAATGAAATACTGTGTAGATAAAAGATAATAGTCCATCTTAATGGTGTTCGATTCAACGACGTGTTGTATGACGGTTGTGTCTCATTGAGCTCTATCCTAAATCTTTCCCTCTATTGCGCACtctatttttatgtgttttctcTTCCAATCGAATTCGGTAcgcttatgtttttttctcctgtttatttgttttgggaATATCAAAGGTGTGTGCTATGATGGTGAAagatttttatgctttttgaaAGTGATCATGTGATAATTTTTGCACCCAAAATCAGTTTAAGAAATAAATGTCcatatgtgtgtgagtttgtggaACACGAGAAGAAAAATTATCATCttttcccatcatcatcatcttcatccattcggtttttgttttatttttacattatcTGTACATAGATAGACAACCTCTATTGCCCTGTTCTCTCCACCCTCTTTGATGCACCTTTCCAGTTTCGTAGTGTTTCGTTGCGTTTCATAAGTTTCCtcttgctttgctttgtgttGCCCTTTCCAGTCATATTTAGCGTTGTCTGTTCCTAATTTTAATGCTTGCAGCGCGCAATTTTTAGCCTAAACAGGAACGAAAAGTTCGGTGTGTTAATCCATatatgtgtttcttttctcttccatctcttttcttttcttcctttatGATCATATTGCATCCATCTCCATCATCACCACACGCACCCCTCTGCAACCTGCCAAAAATTGCATTATTGCAATACCGTCTAATGAAATGTGTGTTGTGATCCTCatttaaatgtgcttttttgtaatatgtttCATTACGAAATTCCTCGTCGTTTTCTAATGTCAATTCATCCTACTCTTCTTTGTCGATTGGTGGCCTTTCATCAtccattgtttttgttcatgttatttgttttgatgtctcaaaaatgcaatttattgaTTGTGTTTGATTGTGATTTTGGCATCATCATACATCCCCGTCATTCCATTACATTATTATATATACCATCCTCCTTTGGTGTGCCACCGTGCTGCTACCATCCTTATGTGCCTCTTTTCCCACCCTTTCCTCTGTAATATGATCGTACAaaccaataataaaaaaaaaacaatacaaatgtatccaaaacaaaaaaaccacactACAACTGTTCAGGCCCTCCAGGTATGGGTCCCATGAATCCTAGAATGAATCCACCTCGCGGCCCGGGCATGGGCCCCATGGGAGCGGGCACGTACGGTCCAGGAATGCGCGGTCCCCCACCAAACAGCAGTTTAGGACCGGGCGGTATGCCACCGATGGGTATGGCCGGCGGTCGGCCACAGTGGCAACCGAACACGTCATCGGTGAGTTGAGCCATCGCGCCCTTCAATATGAACAACCGGGTTATTAATgtgtttcattgttttcgaTCCTCTAGCCGATGAACTACTCGTCGTCCTCGCCCGGCAACTACGGCGGACCGCCGGGACCGAGCGGGCCCCCTGGACCGGGTACGCCCATCATGCCATCACCTCAAGATTCATCCAACTCCGGCGGCGAAAACATGTACACACCAATGAAACCTGTAAGTTGGCAAGAACATATCGTTGAAAAAATCACCACAATGTGCTTTCACGATCCCCGCTCATCCTTTCCCGCGTGTGTTGCTCATTTTAGGAATTCCCTATGGTTGGCGGCACGGACGGCAGCGGCCCGATGGGTGGACCGATGGGCCCGAACACGATGGGCGGCCCGGTACTTAATAACGATGGTTTGGACGGCATGAAGAACAGCCCCGCGAACGGTCCGGGCACGCCACGGGAAGACTCCGGCAGCGGTATGGGCGATTACAACCTCGGCGGCTTCGGTGGTCCCGGCGAGAACGTAAGTTTCGACAATTTCTAGTGACCAGTGTACTGCCAATGTACCTCTTCGCTCACATTGCCCCCACAACCACAACCCTTCATtttaacaacattttgcaacaacaacaacaacaacaaaacaaccaatcGACAACAAACCCGCAAGGCTGAATGTGTGGGGTAAAACAGCGACCGACTTTTTTATGTATGATTTAGTTTATCCGCGtctcccccccccatcccactcaagtgtgtgtttgtagtggGTCTTCGTCCCGCACCTCCCTCAAATACATATTTGGTGTGCGCTGCACAATGCGAATTATTTTATCACACAAAACATTTCCTAACTGTGTTGTTCCTGTACCGAgctattaaaatattatctcCCAATCAACGTGAGAAAGGCCGTGTCTTAAAGCTAGAATGTTAAACacgttttcattttaaaattgttcacCTTTTCGCGTTGAGATCGATCCGTCACTTTGGGGGAGAAGCGAGTGCACGCACACAAATcgataaaaaacaacactcaTCATGTATATTTTAACATACTCACACTTTTACTTCATAATGTTTTGGTTCACCGAAGGCGGGCAGACGTTACTACTGAAAACGTTTCATGGGAAATTCAGGTggcatttttctgttttttattaaattaaatttctcAGCATTTCGTGCAcagttatcttttttttctaagcGCCCTTGATTGATTCTTTTCCAAAAGGTTTCACAGTCGGTGAATACTTTTGATGAATtaataaatctttttttttaaattttggttGCACCGTCCGCTATTGAGTGGACttttaaatgtaaatataAAGCATAGCGTGTGTTTGGTCGAGTTTGGATTTTCCAGTGTACAAATTGTTCACTGCAAACCAAAACTCGCTGTTCAGTTTGCTGCATTTGCGCACTCATTTCAATGTTTCGGTAATTGGTAATTTTTAATCGCACAAAAGGgtatgaaattaaatgaaaaaggaaattCTAATTTAATTCTGGCCTGAAGACTGGGAGTGTGCCAGTCGAAAAGGATAGGGTGGTGTACCATTTTAGTAACGGCACTGTCAAGTAacgttttctgtttattttagATAATTTTAATGATAAAGAAAATCATCTGTTAACTAATATATTTCTCTGTAAGGCCTTCACTGTTTGTGTCCCCTCGATATATATATcgaatcaacaacaacaagaaaaagaaaaaaagttccCCAATTCATATTAATGAGAGTGGTGcgagtttgttgtgtgtgcctCTATAATAGTAATTTACAGACTGCTCAATCGACAATGGTATGAACATTTACCggggcaccaccaccacctacaCGGGTAAATGTTGGTAGCATTTAATATGTTGAATTTAATGGTTACGATCCGCgatcacacaccaccaccaccaccacctctctTGATAGTAAATTGTGTAAATATAATCTTATaaatatatatctatatacaCTGCGCGCATCTTTATAATTATTGCtgtaagaaaacaacaacaacagtcgtcccttttcttttttataggTTTTGAGGAAGATTTGGTTTTGAATTGTAAAATGAAAATCTCCTTCTCTtctctttattttgtttttcaattgtCTCTTCAGTTTGAGCGGAACTTATTTTTCGTTATTTCTACTACATCttaatgtttcattttggttacttttttggttttgtacaTGACAACTTGTATGCAcctttgttttctattttcatatctattcaaaatgttttttttttaacaagagCGTTTCTGCACAAACCCCGTTTGTGAGAAGTAACGCAAAGAGAAGAAGTTTTGTCTTTTCACGCGGGACATCGTTATCCATTTAATATCCCAATctaaaaaacacatcaaccaATGACCTGAATGTACAGAGAGGAATGTAGATATCTCTTCTTAACATAAATagctaaacaacaaaaaaaaaaaacacaaagcgGGGGCAACAATGATGATATTATTTTATGTGGAGCACTATCCATTTGAACActacaaacaaccaaacaaacaaaacaacaaacaacctgCACGACAAACgagcaagagaaagagaattaaaacatgataaatgtatttgtgtgtgtgtatgtatgtgtgttttactACAACACGACACGTGTACgtgggtgcgtgtgtttgtaaaacatggacaaataaataaagagaaagagaacgatgTTTTCATTCGCCATATTCTTCAAGCGTGTTTGTAAAAGGTAGCCAGATACGACATGCACCGAGCATTGTTAGCAAGCGTTCTAATATGAATTACAAATCATTgtgtaacagcagcagcagcagatgatAGAGAGCGTAATTTGGGGCATCAGCATTGAACAATAAGGAGTTAATATGGGGACACGTAGGGATTACAGTCAAGGGAAAGTAGTTGTAAAAGGGTTAGAAAGGAACAATCAATCAAGCTttagaaaaacaaatcgtCAAATTATCGGCactatttgtttttgtgaaaaaggctttttgtttttggaataGAATATAATTCTAGCAGATAAAATAAACCAGCGCAGCGTAAGCATATACACTACTAGCTATTACAGTTGATATGAACGCCACGCCGCGTATCATTTGTGTTTAAAAAGCCGGTTCGAAATAAAGCATACCACACCTCACTCCCTTTATATTGACGCAGTTAATGTAGAATATGTCTCGGCCGTCCTGTTGGGCCCATCCATCTCTCGAAAACGAGACTGTTGCGCGGTTCACAAATTCTACTTTTCCTAATGGTGCTAAGCCAGAGCAGAAGAGAATGGAGACACACTAGTATGACGGAGGAGCTTCCCCAGAGAGATTCAGCAAACCCCCCTGTCCTGCATTTTGCATTGGAATTGGGCGCCAAGTGACTACTCCCAACCAACTCTTCGACGTCCGATGATCGTAAGACGCCTGCAGCAGACTTGCAGCAAAGAGACCCCTGAATGGCCTGAAAGAGGCCTCCAAGTGAAGTATAACAACACTATCGtacgaaccaaacaaaaccaaaaaaaaaaacacccaaaggtagtggaatatgtttttgctgcttaCACTTCCCGATGTGCCTGGGGCTACTAGCCGGCCAACCCGGCAGCAAGTATATATTAgctttgtctcttttttttttcgtggttGATGGTCAAAATTATTATGTGGCTTTTTGTTATGGGCGGGTGAGAGGACGGGAGGGGTCGTGTATGGGGTGGTAATACTATGTTAGTGTTTGTGTAGGAAAGTTGTGTGTTAGTTATCAGCCGATACTCAATCCGATACGTTGTGTCAAAAGTGCGCCTACGAAAGCTACTTACAATAGAATTGcgctaccactactactacatTAACTCTAGTAACTGaattgtttgtctgtttgtatGAAAACCGTACTGTAGTAAACACAGATatatacacaaaacaaaaacaaaacaaaaaacatctctttctcttgctcATTTTCTCTCACtttatctctttctcactctctctctctctcgttcgatGGTGTCGTCGTGTGTGTAGTGCTCATGTGGAGCGCTCCCACCATAGAGTAGTGTCATTGTCATtataaagacaaaaaaaacattaaacataaaaacatgtaaaatatAATAGCAAGTGAAGGACAGTGGTGTTATAGAAGAATTGTAAAAACCAATCTCGCTGGCAAAAAACAGCGGAGATGAATATATCTGTCACAAGCTTCATCAATTGTTGATCACTTATAGCCTAGAAGAGCTTatcttttttataatattattaCTACTGTAATTGCATTTATTTGGAATCTTTGGGGGAAAACGTTATTGCAGCATAGTGTAACTATTTGATGTTTGATATTTGAAATGagtttaaattgtttcgtttttagtGATGATCttcatatattttattattttttttgttttttttaatgttgtcctatatcttttgttttgttaataccACGTACTGTAaagatatttaatttaattatttcgaGCTCATAGCAATAGTTTCTATTTATTATTTGACCCAACAGTGGTGCTGAAGCGGTGTATCGATTGAGTTATCTGTAATGTTTTggcatttttcctttttttcccaaGACAAACGCTGAacgtttttatgttttaatgttaactATTGCACCTTTTATGTAAATTAACACTGAATGGAaaggatttttaaatttatttaatttttaaatgctgaaacacacacacaccaacaaaacacatcatttccatacgcacacacaccgcccAGTTGTAGAGAGGAATTCTCCCCATTTATTGCATCTCCCTAACAAAATGCCTCATCCATCCcgttttttttagtattttttcattttatttttaaacagtCATTCCACTagaaaggtgttttttttctcgacgTTTAAAACCCAATCCAACCAAACTATTTATATGTATACAAAATAAGTATTTCGCTACAATTTTTGTTATGTGTATTTCTTTCAGGACCAAACCGAATCGGCCGCTATACTGAAAATAAAGGAAAGCATGCAGGAGGAGGCAAAGCGTTTCGAGAAAGACTCGGACCAGCCCGACTACTATATGCAATAACATCCTCCTTCTCCTACCGCTACTACAGCCGCTACTAGTACTTCTTCTATTACTTCTGTTATCGAATCTAGTAGTACTGATATCGTAAAGGCAATCTATACTAGTACTACTTTTACCATTACCAGCACTATCACTATCGACAGCATTGGCAGC
Coding sequences within:
- the LOC120904019 gene encoding single-stranded DNA-binding protein 3 isoform X3; its protein translation is MYAKGKGTAVPSDAQAREKIALYVYEYLLHVGASKAAQTFLSEIRWEKNITLGEPPGFLHSWWCVFWDLYCAAPERRDTCEHSSEAKAFHDYGFVSSGYGVNGIAHNAGPAPSPLGQLPPNEGMPGGPMAPSGFFPNSSIRPSQPSHPSSQQSPHPQPPNSHGQLMSGQPFMGGPRYPPGPRPGVRMPQGIGNDFNGPPGQPMMPNSMDPTRQGPPGMGPMNPRMNPPRGPGMGPMGAGTYGPGMRGPPPNSSLGPGGMPPMGMAGGRPQWQPNTSSPMNYSSSSPGNYGGPPGPSGPPGPGTPIMPSPQDSSNSGGENMYTPMKPEFPMVGGTDGSGPMGGPMGPNTMGGPVLNNDGLDGMKNSPANGPGTPREDSGSGMGDYNLGGFGGPGENDQTESAAILKIKESMQEEAKRFEKDSDQPDYYMQ
- the LOC120904019 gene encoding single-stranded DNA-binding protein 3 isoform X4 — its product is MYAKGKGTAVPSDAQAREKIALYVYEYLLHVGASKAAQTFLSEIRWEKNITLGEPPGFLHSWWCVFWDLYCAAPERRDTCEHSSEAKAFHDYGFVSSGYGVNGIAHNAGPAPSPLGQLPPNEGMPGGPMAPSGFFPNSSIRPSQPSHPSSQQSPHPQPPNSHGQLMSGQPFMGGPRYPPGPRPGVRMPQGIGNDFNGPPGQPMMPNSMDPTRQGMGPMNPRMNPPRGPGMGPMGAGTYGPGMRGPPPNSSLGPGGMPPMGMAGGRPQWQPNTSSPMNYSSSSPGNYGGPPGPSGPPGPGTPIMPSPQDSSNSGGENMYTPMKPEFPMVGGTDGSGPMGGPMGPNTMGGPVLNNDGLDGMKNSPANGPGTPREDSGSGMGDYNLGGFGGPGENDQTESAAILKIKESMQEEAKRFEKDSDQPDYYMQ